TGTCAATGAAAAATATCAAAAATATAATGCCGGTATCTCTAAATACCGGCATTATGGTGGGCGATACAGGACTTGAACCTGTGACCTCATGCATGTCAAGCATGCGCTCTAACCAAAACTGAGCTAATCGCCCTTATTTATTGACCCAATCCTGAGATCTGTAAATTTAATTTCTTCCGAAGGATGAGCTAATCGCCCAACTTATATCATTGCTCCGTCATCCTGAGAAATACTTCACGCCTTACTTTCGAAGGGCGCCCATGATTTTCATTTTCATGTATTTCCCGCCATCATCAAGTTAGCATCTATAGTCCGCCACCGCAGGTAAATCCATATAGGCGGATCTGCCTTTGGCACGAGCGGACAAGCGCGGACAGTCCCTCAAAGACAGGGGTAATTATACAATCATCTTTCCCAAAAGTAAAGAGCAAATTTCTCAGCTGTTTCCCGGCTGGACGGTCCGGAACAGGAACTTTTGGACGGCTATCAAGCTTCCCAGGCCGCCCAAACACACCCCGAAGGCCAGCAATGCCAGCAGCTGCTGGCTGGTGAAGAATCCGAACATATCAAAATAAGATGACAGCAGACGGTAGGCCAGGTACAGCAGGGTCAGCCCGGCCAGACTGCCGGCCAGCCCCTGCAGCATCCCCTCCAAAAGGAACGGCCGGCGGATGTGGGCCCCGTCGGCCCCTACCAGTTTCATGATCTCGATGGCCTGGCGCCGGGCGTATAGCGTCAACTGGATGGTGTTGAACACCACCATCACCGCCGCCAGACTGACTATCACCATCAGGGAAAAGTCTATCACTATCAGCAGGCGCACCACCCGGTACAGCCTGCTCAGCCAGGCCTTGCCGTATTCCACCTCCTCCACTCCTTTGATCTTTCGGATCCCCTCGGCGATCCGGGTGATGGACTCGGGATTGCGGTAATCCGCCTTGAGTTTGATCCTGAATGACTGGGGCAGGGGGTTGGTTTCGATGGCGTTCAGCAGATCGGCCTTGTCCGCCAACTCCTGCCGGAACTGTTTTAGGGCCTCCTGTTTGGATACGTATTCCGTCTCCTGTATCCCGGGGATGTCCCGGATGCGGCTGCCGATCACCAACGCCTGGCTGTTGACCACATTGTCCCTTAAAAAAACCTGTATCTCGAACTTGCCCTTGACCTGATCGATGGCCCTCTGGAAATTAAAGGTAACCAGCAGGAATGATCCCAGAATGAACAGGGCCGCGGTGATGCTGGATACCGACAAAAAGGTCATCAGCTTGGCCCGCTTCAGGCCGGCTAGGGCCTCCCGCCAGTAGTAATTCAACCGCACGATCAAACCTCCTTAACATTATCTTCTACACAGAGAAATCTTCCCACGCTTGCGTGCGCAGACACAAAACACCCGTAAATAAATCTTTAATTATTGCTGATATTGTTACTTTCTTATGACTAAGAAAGTAACCAAAGAAGTCTTCACCGCCCAGTTCCGCGGATAGTAAGGCCTGTGCCCCGGCATTCATTGAACCAGAACAAGCAGGATGTGCATAACACAATGACTGCTTTATCGGGGCTGAAGTGTAAACCGCTCCACTGAAGGCGGGGTCCCGGGTCGCATCAGCGCTGCTGCCCGGCAAAAAGCTGCCGTTAAAAATGTTTTGCCTGCGGGTGCCTAATTTCGTGGTCAAGACATTTAGGCAACTGGATATCATAAACTTCCGGGCAGCGGTGCAGCGACAGTTCTCTTTGTAGCTTTCTCTTCAAAGAGAAAGCGGGAAGGATTAACTGACCCTCTTACTACTCTGACCAATTGTTCGATGACCTATTTGTATTCCTCGGCCAAATCCACGTAATGCTGGGCGCTGGCGCGGATCTTTTCGATGGCCTCCTCCGGCAGTTGGCGCTTGACCTCGGCCGGCATGCCCATCACCATGGAGCGGGGCGGGATCTGCTGGCCCTCTTTGACCAATGCCCCGGCCGCCACCACCGACCCGGCCCCGACGCTGGCCCCGGAGAGCACGATGGCCCCCATGCCGATCAGGCAGTCGTCGCCGATCTTGCAGCCATGTAATATTGCCCCGTGCCCGACGGTGACCCGGTCACCTATGATGGTGGCGCAGTCGCCCAGCCCCCGGTCGTTGAGGTCCACGTGGATGACGGTGTTCTCCTGGATGTTGGTTTCCTTCCCGATCCGAACATGGTTGATGTCGGCCCGGATGGCCACCCCGTACCAGATGCTGGATTTTTCGCCGATCTCCACGTCGCCGATGATGACCGCATTTTCGGCCACAAAGGCCGACTGGTCAATCTTGGGGGTTTTGTTTTTGAATGATTTAATCATGGCTTTCCCTTGATTATATGTTCACTTTCCCGCT
This sequence is a window from Candidatus Edwardsbacteria bacterium. Protein-coding genes within it:
- the ftsX gene encoding permease-like cell division protein FtsX, yielding MRLNYYWREALAGLKRAKLMTFLSVSSITAALFILGSFLLVTFNFQRAIDQVKGKFEIQVFLRDNVVNSQALVIGSRIRDIPGIQETEYVSKQEALKQFRQELADKADLLNAIETNPLPQSFRIKLKADYRNPESITRIAEGIRKIKGVEEVEYGKAWLSRLYRVVRLLIVIDFSLMVIVSLAAVMVVFNTIQLTLYARRQAIEIMKLVGADGAHIRRPFLLEGMLQGLAGSLAGLTLLYLAYRLLSSYFDMFGFFTSQQLLALLAFGVCLGGLGSLIAVQKFLFRTVQPGNS
- a CDS encoding gamma carbonic anhydrase family protein, whose protein sequence is MIKSFKNKTPKIDQSAFVAENAVIIGDVEIGEKSSIWYGVAIRADINHVRIGKETNIQENTVIHVDLNDRGLGDCATIIGDRVTVGHGAILHGCKIGDDCLIGMGAIVLSGASVGAGSVVAAGALVKEGQQIPPRSMVMGMPAEVKRQLPEEAIEKIRASAQHYVDLAEEYK